The nucleotide window CTCAGCTCAAAGAGGGAGATGTACTGGAAGCCGATTTGAAAACCACACCGGAAATTGGCATTCGCACTCAAGGCCGTTTAATTGCGACGGCGAGCCTAGTGCGCATTGGCGAGCGCCTGGGCGCCAAAATTACTCGCCTACTTGCGCCGGAAGAAACAAGATGAGTTTGCTCGATCACCCGCTGCAACTGATCGTTTTTCTTTTCCTGCTGTCGATTTTGCCTTTATTGGTTGTGCTTGGCACCTCGTTCTTAAAAATTTCGATTGTGCTGGCGCTTTTGCGCAATGCACTTGGCATTCAGCATGTGCCGCCAAATATTGCACTTTATGCGATTTCGCTCGTGCTGACGGCCTATGTGATGACGCCTGTCGGTTTACAGGTCAGCGATGCGCTCAAAGCCCATCCCGTGGAATTTAGCTCGCCTGAATCAGTGAGCCAAATCGATGAGAGCGTGCTCGCCCCATATCGGGCGTTTCTAAAACGCCATACGCCACCGCGGCAAACGCATTTCTTTGTTGATATTGGACAGCGCACTTGGCCGGAGCAATATAAGGAGCGGCTCGATGTCAATTCTTTATTAGTCCTGATGCCAGCGTTTGCGATTGGTCAATTGATTGAAGCGTTTAAAATGGGTTTGCTGATTTTTCTTCCCTTTCTCGCGATTGACCTGATCGTTTCAATCCTTTTGCTTTCCCTCGGCATGATGATGGTGTCACCGCTCACCATTGCCTTACCTTTCAAGCTCCTGTTATTCGTACTCATGGGGGGCTGGGAGAAACTCTTGTCACAATTAATGCTTTCTTACTCATGAGTGACTCCATCCTGATCCATATGACGACGCAGCTACTTTGGGTCGTCTTATTGCTTGCATTGCCTATTGTGGTTGCTGTAGCGCTGGTTAGTCTAGCGGTGAGCTTAATGCAAACCCTGACTCAATTACAAGATCAAACCGTGCAATTTATTTTTAAGTTGCTCACGGCCGCGCTGACTTTGCTCGTGACGTATCGCTGGATTGGCCTCACTTTACTGAATTATAGCGATATGGTGTTTCAACAACTGTCTGATATGAGGCGTTGAATATGACGGCCTGGGCCGCCTGGGCGCCCCTATTAAAAATGCTGGCGCTCTGCATGATGCGCCCGCTTGGCGTCATGGCGTTGCTTTCTGTCACTAGCCCTCGCATGTTAGGTGGCGTATTAATCAGAAACGCACTTGCGTTGTTAATCGCTTTACCTGCCGTGCCTATCGCTCTTGCCTGGGCGCACAGCGCTGCGCCGCCAGAGGGCTTTGCTTTTGCCGGCATGATGTTAAGCGAATTTTCAGCGGGCCTATATATTGGGCTTTTAGCGGCGATCCCATTCTGGGCGGTGGCTGTTGCGGGCGAGTTTATCGACACTGCACGCGGCGCTGGGTTAGCTGAAATTTTAAACCCAGCGCTAGGCGAAGAAGTTTCATTATTCTCGCTCCTTTTCGTACAATTATTAGCGGCGCTATTTTTTGTGGGAGGCGGCTTTAATCTACTGCTGGCAACGATTTATCAATCCTATAGTAAATTGCCGCTTGGGCAAGCGCTGTTAATGAATCAAGACACCGCTTTTTTTATGATCCACCAATGGCGTCTTGTGCTTGAATTAGGCGTTAGCTTTGCGCTACCGGCCGTGGCCTTGATGCTGTTGGTTGATTTCTCGTTTGGCTTGATTAACCGCACCGCTGGTCAACTCGACGTATTTTTTATTGCGATGCCAATCAAATCCATTTTTGCCTGTTTAGCATTGATTTTTGGACTGCGTTTAGGGCTTGGCCATTATTTGGATCGATTTGACGAAATTTGGCTAATCGTGCGTCGATTGTTGGAACTCAGCGCAACCAAGGCTGCATAAAATGGCCGAAAAAACCGAACAGCCCACCCCCAAGAAACTCAAAGACGCGCGTGAAGAAGGGCAGGTTGCAAAAAGCGTCGAAATTATCCAAGGGATGCAATTGCTAATAGCCGCGCTCTGGTTTTGGCTAGAAGGGCCGAAGTTGATTGCTGCGCTGCAAGATAATTTTGGTCAGGCAATTCAATACATGGCATTGCCGTTTGAGCAAGCGCTGTTAAGAATTTTTCTAGCGTGTATACAAGTATTAGTGCGCTTTACCGGTTCATTGGCAGCGGTATTGCTCCTGGTTACCATCATAACAGGGCTTGCGCAAACGGGTTTTCTCTTTGCGCCAAAAAAACTCAAACCTAAGCTTAGCTCAATTAGCATTCTGCAAAATTTAAAAAATCTTTTCTCGCTGAAAAAACTTTATACCTTACTCCGCACGATATTTAAGATTATCCTGCTGGGTTCTGTTTTCGCTTATATCTTAGGCCGCTATGGTAAATCTTTAATTTATTTGCCAGAATGCGGTGTGCACTGCGCAATTCCAGTCGTAGCTAAGTTATGTAGCTGGCTGATTGGCTGTGTGCTAGCTTTCTATATAATATTTGCGATCACTGACTATTTATTTGAGCGCTACCAGCTCATCAAGCAATTGCGCATGAGCAAGGAAGACATTAAACACGAGTTTAAGGATACAGAAGGCAACCCACACATTAAAGGGCACATTCGTCAATTGCATGAAGAAATGCAAGACAGCGATATGTCTGGCCGCGTTGAACGAGCCAGTGCCGTGATTAAAAATCCTACACATCTTGCAATATGTATATACTACAAGCAAGGTGAAACGCCACTGCCAATCGTCACCGAAAAAGGCGAAGGGCGTAAGGCATTACAAGTGCTTGAATTGGCGCAGATTTATAAAGTGCCGGTAGTGGCGAATGTTGCGCTTGCGCGACAATTGATGGCGGATACTAAGATTGGGGATTATATCCCTGATAAATTGTTTGAGCCGGTGGCTGAGGTGTTGAGGATTGCGATGTTGGAGTTGGATGGAGAGGGGCAAGTCCACGTTTGAAGGTAAACGTATAAAATTGTTTGATTTTGAGAAACTCTACCGAGAGATTTCTAGGATAGAATGGGCATAAGTCATATCGATAGCTTTAGAATAAGAATGGACCGAATATAGCAAAATAGTGTTTTGTATTTTTTTAACAGTTATTAAAATTTGACTAGTTCGCTATAAAATGAAGATTGGCTAAGAGCTAGAATTAACGGGGAAATAGATGAAATCATGCATTTTTGTAATGATGGCTGTTCTGACTGTGGTTGCGTGTGGGGGCGGGGATGGCGGACCGTCTGAAAACAATGTCTCATCGAGGCATGTTAATACCTCATCTGTAGCGGCAGGGGGCGGGAATAGCAGACCGTCTGAAAACGGTGTCTCATCTGATCATGCTAATATTGATACCTCATCTATAGAGACAGCGTCTGGAGATGGATCAAGGAGTGTTCCTGTAGACGGGGCTGAAATAGTCCTAGAAAATTCGACGTCCACTGAAGTAAGTGCGGCGGCGGGTAGTAAGTCTAAGCGTAAAAGGAGTATTAGGGATCCTCACGCTAAGTTTGAAGATATTCATTATCGTTCAGTTTTTGAAAAACTTTTTGATTTCGAAGGAAGTCATGTTACGGACAGAGAGACCTTATCATTAATAGAAATTGCGAGCATATTAGGCGGCGCGTACAGAGAAAATGGGAAAAATAAGGCTGAAAAAAAAGATGTAAAAGAATTAGTTCAAGATTATATAGATGAAAATGAAAAGATTCTAAAAGAAAACCCTGATGCTTTAAAGGTAAGAAAAATTATTTTAGAGAAAATTGTATCGAAAGAAATTTATTTAGAGGAAGCTTTAAAGAAAAGATTCTTGGGCAAGTTGAGTCAGCCTGGTGAGAATGCCGGGCAAGATGTGGTTAATAAATACCTGCAAGACGAAGCAAAGGCTATAAACACTGCATTCAATTATGGCATGATACTGCTAGGGGTTTATGCATCTACATATGCATTGAACTATCATCCCGAAGGTCTTCCGCAAAAGGGTATTCAGATCCCTGAGAAGAATTTTGAAATTAGGGGGGCCAGCATTAGCGATGAAGTTTCTGTTAATAGGCTAATGGTTTCAGTGTGGAGGTCTAAAGAAAGTCATTCTTCGAACTCTGCTCAAATTCAAGGTGTGCGTTATTATAGTGACAACGATCAAAATTTTCCGAGCAAGAATAAGGGAAATCAAGAAGGGTGGTATAGTTTTAGTTCTAACGACCCTGATGGAGAGCCGAAATACTTAGAAGGTGTTAAGCGTGGTGAAATTGCTAGTTGGCTGAACGAGCCAAGCAACAGAGTCACTGATTTTATGTATTTTGATTAAGATGATTTTGTGTGGCGGAACAACGGGAAATAGGCACCAGGCTGTGAATACATTTAAAGGATCTTTCTGGGTGACGGGGGGAGATTCCAAGTTATTGGCCGAGTTTACGCCACGCCTTCTGAAATGCAGAGTGGCTTGATCAAATCGGTTAAGATACTGCGAAAACCTCAAATGCCAAGCCTCTCACATTGGCGACTATATGACCCGCGCTAACGATCCTCCTCCAGGCAACACCGTTATCTGGAGGGGAGTGCGAAAACTCATCGATATACAGCTAGGTTTTGAACTCGCTCAAAGTTGTGGGTAATTGTAAGTTATGGATTGCTTATGAAAGAAGAATTACTTGCTAAAGAAGAATTACTTCCCTGGCTTGTGCTTCGAATCCGTGACGATTTGTAAGCCCTTCTTAGGTCGTTCAGATTTATAGATCTACTCATTAGCTCGTCATTACCCTCGTTGAGGGTTTCTCCAACTGTGGCTCCGGTCCTTTCGGAATCTATATCAGCCAAATTAGTTTGCCCGTCTTCAGTTTCTGGGAGTG belongs to Mycoavidus sp. B2-EB and includes:
- the sctR gene encoding type III secretion system export apparatus subunit SctR, with product MSLLDHPLQLIVFLFLLSILPLLVVLGTSFLKISIVLALLRNALGIQHVPPNIALYAISLVLTAYVMTPVGLQVSDALKAHPVEFSSPESVSQIDESVLAPYRAFLKRHTPPRQTHFFVDIGQRTWPEQYKERLDVNSLLVLMPAFAIGQLIEAFKMGLLIFLPFLAIDLIVSILLLSLGMMMVSPLTIALPFKLLLFVLMGGWEKLLSQLMLSYS
- the sctS gene encoding type III secretion system export apparatus subunit SctS; the protein is MSDSILIHMTTQLLWVVLLLALPIVVAVALVSLAVSLMQTLTQLQDQTVQFIFKLLTAALTLLVTYRWIGLTLLNYSDMVFQQLSDMRR
- the sctT gene encoding type III secretion system export apparatus subunit SctT, which produces MTAWAAWAPLLKMLALCMMRPLGVMALLSVTSPRMLGGVLIRNALALLIALPAVPIALAWAHSAAPPEGFAFAGMMLSEFSAGLYIGLLAAIPFWAVAVAGEFIDTARGAGLAEILNPALGEEVSLFSLLFVQLLAALFFVGGGFNLLLATIYQSYSKLPLGQALLMNQDTAFFMIHQWRLVLELGVSFALPAVALMLLVDFSFGLINRTAGQLDVFFIAMPIKSIFACLALIFGLRLGLGHYLDRFDEIWLIVRRLLELSATKAA
- a CDS encoding EscU/YscU/HrcU family type III secretion system export apparatus switch protein → MAEKTEQPTPKKLKDAREEGQVAKSVEIIQGMQLLIAALWFWLEGPKLIAALQDNFGQAIQYMALPFEQALLRIFLACIQVLVRFTGSLAAVLLLVTIITGLAQTGFLFAPKKLKPKLSSISILQNLKNLFSLKKLYTLLRTIFKIILLGSVFAYILGRYGKSLIYLPECGVHCAIPVVAKLCSWLIGCVLAFYIIFAITDYLFERYQLIKQLRMSKEDIKHEFKDTEGNPHIKGHIRQLHEEMQDSDMSGRVERASAVIKNPTHLAICIYYKQGETPLPIVTEKGEGRKALQVLELAQIYKVPVVANVALARQLMADTKIGDYIPDKLFEPVAEVLRIAMLELDGEGQVHV